A window of the Equus przewalskii isolate Varuska chromosome 10, EquPr2, whole genome shotgun sequence genome harbors these coding sequences:
- the CLTC gene encoding clathrin heavy chain 1 isoform X1: MAQILPIRFQEHLQLQNLGINPANIGFSTLTMESDKFICIREKVGEQAQVVIIDMNDPSNPIRRPISADSAIMNPASKVIALKAGKTLQIFNIEMKSKMKAHTMTDDVTFWKWISLNTVALVTDNAVYHWSMEGESQPVKMFDRHSSLAGCQIINYRTDAKQKWLLLTGISAQQNRVVGAMQLYSVDRKVSQPIEGHAASFAQFKMEGNAEESTLFCFAVRGQAGGKLHIIEVGTPPTGNQPFPKKAVDVFFPPEAQNDFPVAMQISEKHDVVFLITKYGYIHLYDLETGTCIYMNRISGETIFVTAPHEATAGIIGVNRKGQVLSVCVEEENIIPYITNVLQNPDLALRMAVRNNLAGAEELFARKFNALFAQGNYSEAAKVAANAPKGILRTPDTIRRFQSVPAQPGQTSPLLQYFGILLDQGQLNKYESLELCRPVLQQGRKQLLEKWLKEDKLECSEELGDLVKSVDPTLALSVYLRANVPNKVIQCFAETGQVQKIVLYAKKVGYTPDWIFLLRNVMRISPDQGQQFAQMLVQDEEPLADITQIVDVFMEYNLIQQCTAFLLDALKNNRPSEGPLQTRLLEMNLMHAPQVADAILGNQMFTHYDRAHIAQLCEKAGLLQRALEHFTDLYDIKRAVVHTHLLNPEWLVNYFGSLSVEDSLECLRAMLSANIRQNLQICVQVASKYHEQLSTQSLIELFESFKSFEGLFYFLGSIVNFSQDPDVHFKYIQAACKTGQIKEVERICRESNCYDPERVKNFLKEAKLTDQLPLIIVCDRFDFVHDLVLYLYRNNLQKYIEIYVQKVNPSRLPVVIGGLLDVDCSEDVIKNLILVVRGQFSTDELVAEVEKRNRLKLLLPWLEARIHEGCEEPATHNALAKIYIDSNNNPERFLRENPYYDSRVVGKYCEKRDPHLACVAYERGQCDLELINVCNENSLFKSLSRYLVRRKDPELWGSVLLESNPYRRPLIDQVVQTALSETQDPEEVSVTVKAFMTADLPNELIELLEKIVLDNSVFSEHRNLQNLLILTAIKADRTRVMEYINRLDNYDAPDIANIAISNELFEEAFAIFRKFDVNTSAVQVLIEHIGNLDRAYEFAERCNEPAVWSQLAKAQLQKGMVKEAIDSYIKADDPSSYMEVVQAANTSGNWEELVKYLQMARKKARESYVETELIFALAKTNRLAELEEFINGPNNAHIQQVGDRCYDEKMYDAAKLLYNNVSNFGRLASTLVHLGEYQAAVDGARKANSTRTWKEVCFACVDGKEFRLAQMCGLHIVVHADELEELINYYQDRGYFEELITMLEAALGLERAHMGMFTELAILYSKFKPQKMREHLELFWSRVNIPKVLRAAEQAHLWAELVFLYDKYEEYDNAIITMMNHPTDAWKEGQFKDIITKVANVELYYRAIQFYLEFKPLLLNDLLMVLSPRLDHTRAVNYFSKVKQLPLVKPYLRSVQNHNNKSVNESLNNLFITEEDYQALRTSIDAYDNFDNISLAQRLEKHELIEFRRIAAYLFKGNNRWKQSVELCKKDSLYKDAMQYASESKDTELAEELLQWFLQEEKRECFGACLFTCYDLLRPDVVLETAWRHNIMDFAMPYFIQVMKEYLTKVDAIKEKVDKLDASESLRKEEEQATETQPIVYGQPQLMLTAGPSVAVPPQAPFGYGYTAPPYGQPQPGFGYSM; encoded by the exons CTCCAGAACCTGGGTATAAACCCAGCAAACATTGGCTTCAGTACCCTGACTATGGAGTCAGACAAATTCATCTGCATTAGAGAGAAAGTAGGAGAGCAGGCCCAGGTGGTAATCATTGATATGAATGACCCAAGTAATCCAATTCGAAGACCAATTTCAGCAGACAGCGCCATCATGAATCCAGCTAGTAAAGTAATTGCACTGAAAG ctgGGAAAACTCTTCAGATATTTAACattgaaatgaaaagtaaaatgaaggcCCATACCATGACTGATGATGTCACCTTCTGGAAATGGATCTCTTTAAATACGGTTGCTCTTGTTACGGATAATGCAGTGTACCATTGGAGTATGGAAGGAGAGTCTCAGCCAGTGAAAATGTTTGATCGCCATTCTAGCCTTGCAGGATGTCAGATTATCAATTATCGTACAGATGCAAAGCAAAAGTGGTTACTTCTGACTGGTATATCTGCACAG CAAAATCGTGTGGTTGGAGCTATGCAGTTATATTCTGTAGATAGGAAAGTGTCTCAGCCCATTGAAGGACATGCGGCCAGCTTCGCACAGTTTAAGAtggaaggaaatgcagaagaatcaACGTTATTTTGTTTTGCAGTACGGGGTCAAGCTGGAGGGAAG TTACATATCATTGAAGTTGGCACACCACCTACAGGGAACCAGCCTTTTCCAAAGAAGGCAGtggatgttttctttcctccagaaGCACAAAATGACTTTCCTGTTGCAATGCAG ATCAGTGAAAAGCATGATGTAGTATTCCTGATTACTAAGTATGGTTATATCCACCTCTATGATCTGGAGACTGGTACTTGCATCTACATGAACAGAATCAGTGGAGAAACAATCTTTGTTACTGCACCTCACGAAGCCACAGCTGGAATCATTGGAGTAAACAGAAAGGGACAA GTTCTATCAGTATGTgtggaagaagaaaacataattccTTATATCACCAATGTCCTACAAAATCCTGATTTGGCTCTGAGAATGGCTGTACGTAACAACTTAGCTGGTGCTGAAGAACTCTTTGCCCGGAAATTTAATGCTCTTTTTGCCCAGGGAAATTACTCAGAGGCAGCAAAGGTGGCTGCTAATGCACCAAAG ggaATCCTTCGTACCCCAGACACCATCCGTCGGTTCCAGAGTGTCCCAGCTCAGCCAGGTCAAACTTCTCCTCTACTTCAGTACTTTGGAATTCTTTTGGACCAGGGCCAGCTAAACAAATATGAATCCTTAGAATTATGTAGGCCTGTACTTCAGCAAGGGCGGAAACAGCTTTTGGAGAAATGGTTAAAAGAAGATAAG CTGGAATGTTCTGAAGAACTGGGTGACCTTGTGAAATCTGTGGACCCTACGTTGGCACTTAGTGTGTACTTAAGAGCTAATGTCCCAAATAAAGTCATTCAGTGCTTTGCAGAAACAGGTCAAGTGCAGAAGATTGTTTTATATGCTAAAAAA GTTGGATATACTCCAGACTGGatctttctgctgagaaatgtcATGCGTATCAGTCCAGATCAAGGACAGCAGTTTGCTCAAATGTTAGTTCAGGATGAAGAACCTCTTGCTGATATCACACAG ATTGTCGATGTCTTTATGGAGTACAATTTAATTCAGCAGTGTACTGCATTCTTGCTTGATGCCCTGAAGAATAATCGCCCATCTGAAGGTCCCTTACAGACGCGGTTGCTTGAGATGAACCTTATGCATGCACCTCAA GTTGCAGATGCTATTCTAGGGAATCAGATGTTCACGCATTATGACCGGGCTCATATCGCGCAGCTGTGTGAGAAGGCTGGCCTACTGCAGCGTGCATTAGAACACTTCACTGATTTATATGATATAAAGCGTGCGGTTGTTCATACCCATCTTCTTAACCCTGAG TGGTTAGTGAATTACTTTGGGTCCTTATCAGTAGAAGACTCCCTAGAATGCCTCAGGGCCATGCTGTCTGCCAATATTCGTCAGAATCTGCAGATTTGTGTTCAGGTGGCTTCTAAGTATCACGAACAACTATCAACTCAGTCTCTGATTGAACTTTTTGAATCTTTCAAGAGTTTTGAAG gtcttttttattttctgggatcCATTGTTAACTTTAGTCAGGACCCAgatgtgcactttaaatatattcaggCAGCTTGTAAGACTGGGCAGatcaaagaagtagaaagaatcTGCAGAGAAAGCAACTGCTATGATCCTGAGCGAGTCAAGAATTTTCTCAAG gaagCGAAGCTAACAGATCAGTTACCACTCATCATTGTGTGTGATCGATTTGACTTTGTCCATGATTTGGTGCTctatttatatagaaataatCTTCAAAAGTATATAGAGATATATGTACAGAAG GTGAATCCAAGTCGACTTCCTGTGGTTATTGGAGGGTTACTTGATGTTGATTGCTCTGAAGATGTCATTAAAAACTTGATTCTTGTTGTAAGAGGTCAATTCTCTACTGATGAGCTTGTGGCTGAGgttgaaaaaagaaacag ATTGAAACTGCTTCTGCCTTGGCTAGAGGCCAGAATTCATGAGGGCTGTGAGGAGCCTGCTACTCACAATGCGTTAGCCAAAATCTACATAGACAGTAATAACAACCCAGAGAGATTTCTTCGTGAAAATCCTTATTATGACAGTCGTGTTGTTGGAAAGTATTGTGAGAAGAGAGATCCACATCTGGCCTGTGTTGCTTATGAACGTGGCCAATGTGATCTGGAACTTATTAAT GTTTGCAATGAGAATTCCCTCTTCAAAAGTCTTTCCCGCTATCTGGTACGCAGAAAGGATCCAGAATTGTGGGGTAGTGTGCTGCTGGAAAGCAATCCTTACAGGAGACCCCTAATTGACCAG GTCGTGCAGACAGCCTTGTCTGAGACTCAGGACCCTGAAGAAGTGTCAGTAACTGTCAAGGCTTTTATGACTGCAGACCTTCCAAATGAACTCATTGAACTGCTGGAGAAAATTGTCCTTGATAACTCTGTATTCAGTGAACACAG GAATTTGCAAAACCTCCTCATCCTCACTGCAATTAAGGCTGACCGTACACGTGTTATGGAGTATATTAACCGCCTGGATAATTATGATGCCCCAGATATCGCCAATATTGCCATCAGCAATGAGCTGTTTGAAGAAGCATTTGCTATTTTCCGGAAATTTGATGTCAATACTTCAGCAGTGCAG GTCTTGATTGAACATATTGGAAACTTGGATCGAGCATATGAGTTTGCTGAACGCTGCAATGAACCTGCAGTCTGGAGTCAGCTTGCGAAAGCCCAGTTGCAGAAAGGAATGGTTAAAGAAGCCATTGATTCTTATATCAAAGCAGATGATCCTTCATCCTACATGGAAGTTGTTCAGGCTGCCAATACTAGCG GAAACTGGGAAGAACTGGTGAAATACTTGCAGATGGCCCGTAAGAAGGCTCGAGAGTCCTATGTGGAGACAGAATTAATATTTGCACTGGCTAAAACAAACCGCCTTGCAGAATTAGAAGAATTCATCAATGGACCTAATAATGCTCATATCCAACAA GTTGGTGACCGTTGTTATGATGAAAAAATGTATGATGCTGCTAAGTTATTGTACAATAATGTTTCCAATTTTGGACGCTTGGCATCTACCCTGGTTCACCTGGGCGAGTATCAGGCAGCTGTTGATGGAGCTAGGAAAGCTAACAGTACTCGAACATGGAAAGAG GTCTGCTTTGCCTGTGTAGATGGGAAAGAGTTCCGTCTCGCTCAGATGTGTGGGCTTCATATTGTAGTACATGCAGATGAATTGGAGGAACTTATCAACTACTATCAG GATCGTGGATATTTTGAAGAACTGATAACCATGTTGGAAGCAGCATTGGGACTTGAGCGAGCTCATATGGGGATGTTTACCGAATTAGCTATTCTGTATTCTAAATTTAAGCCACAGAAAATGAGGGAGCACCTGGAGCTGTTCTGGTCTAGAGTGAATATTCCTAAG GTGCTGAGAGCTGCAGAACAAGCTCATCTTTGGGCAGAACTGGTGTTTTTGTATGACAAGTATGAAGAATATGATAATGCCATAATTACCATGATGAATCATCCAACTGATGCCTGGAAAGAAGGACAGTTCAAAGATATCATTACCAAG GTTGCCAATGTGGAACTATACTACAGAGCAATACAGTTCTACTTAGAATTCAAGCCTCTGTTGTTGAATGATTTGCTGATGGTTCTTTCTCCACGGTTGGATCATACTCGTGCAGTCAATTATTTCAGCAAg gttaaacaGCTACCACTGGTGAAACCATATTTGCGTTCAGTTCAGAACCACAACAACAAATCTGTGAACGAATCACTGAACAACCTCTTTATTACAGAAGAAGATTATCAG gctctGCGAACGTCAATAGATGCTTATGACAACTTTGACAATATCTCACTTGCTCAGCGTTTGGAAAAACATGAACTCATTGAGTTTAGAAGAATTGCTGCTTACCTCTTCAAAGGCAACAATCGCTGGAAACAGAGTGTAGAGCTATGCAAGAAAGATAGCCTGTACAAG GATGCAATGCAGTATGCCTCTGAATCTAAAGATACTGAGTTGGCTGAAGAGCTCCTACAGTGGtttttgcaagaagaaaaaagagagtgcTTTGGAGCTTGTCTCTTTACCTGTTATGATCTTTTAAGGCCAGATGTTGTCCTGGAAACTGCCTGGAGGCACAATATCATGGATTTTGCCATGCCCTATTTTATCCAGGTCATGAAGGAATACTTAACAAAG GTTGATGCAATaaaggaaaag GTGGATAAATTAGATGCTTCAGAATcactgagaaaagaagaagaacaagctACAGAGACACAACCTATTGTTTATG
- the CLTC gene encoding clathrin heavy chain 1 isoform X2, whose product MAQILPIRFQEHLQLQNLGINPANIGFSTLTMESDKFICIREKVGEQAQVVIIDMNDPSNPIRRPISADSAIMNPASKVIALKAGKTLQIFNIEMKSKMKAHTMTDDVTFWKWISLNTVALVTDNAVYHWSMEGESQPVKMFDRHSSLAGCQIINYRTDAKQKWLLLTGISAQQNRVVGAMQLYSVDRKVSQPIEGHAASFAQFKMEGNAEESTLFCFAVRGQAGGKLHIIEVGTPPTGNQPFPKKAVDVFFPPEAQNDFPVAMQISEKHDVVFLITKYGYIHLYDLETGTCIYMNRISGETIFVTAPHEATAGIIGVNRKGQVLSVCVEEENIIPYITNVLQNPDLALRMAVRNNLAGAEELFARKFNALFAQGNYSEAAKVAANAPKGILRTPDTIRRFQSVPAQPGQTSPLLQYFGILLDQGQLNKYESLELCRPVLQQGRKQLLEKWLKEDKLECSEELGDLVKSVDPTLALSVYLRANVPNKVIQCFAETGQVQKIVLYAKKVGYTPDWIFLLRNVMRISPDQGQQFAQMLVQDEEPLADITQIVDVFMEYNLIQQCTAFLLDALKNNRPSEGPLQTRLLEMNLMHAPQVADAILGNQMFTHYDRAHIAQLCEKAGLLQRALEHFTDLYDIKRAVVHTHLLNPEWLVNYFGSLSVEDSLECLRAMLSANIRQNLQICVQVASKYHEQLSTQSLIELFESFKSFEGLFYFLGSIVNFSQDPDVHFKYIQAACKTGQIKEVERICRESNCYDPERVKNFLKEAKLTDQLPLIIVCDRFDFVHDLVLYLYRNNLQKYIEIYVQKVNPSRLPVVIGGLLDVDCSEDVIKNLILVVRGQFSTDELVAEVEKRNRLKLLLPWLEARIHEGCEEPATHNALAKIYIDSNNNPERFLRENPYYDSRVVGKYCEKRDPHLACVAYERGQCDLELINVCNENSLFKSLSRYLVRRKDPELWGSVLLESNPYRRPLIDQVVQTALSETQDPEEVSVTVKAFMTADLPNELIELLEKIVLDNSVFSEHRNLQNLLILTAIKADRTRVMEYINRLDNYDAPDIANIAISNELFEEAFAIFRKFDVNTSAVQVLIEHIGNLDRAYEFAERCNEPAVWSQLAKAQLQKGMVKEAIDSYIKADDPSSYMEVVQAANTSGNWEELVKYLQMARKKARESYVETELIFALAKTNRLAELEEFINGPNNAHIQQVGDRCYDEKMYDAAKLLYNNVSNFGRLASTLVHLGEYQAAVDGARKANSTRTWKEVCFACVDGKEFRLAQMCGLHIVVHADELEELINYYQDRGYFEELITMLEAALGLERAHMGMFTELAILYSKFKPQKMREHLELFWSRVNIPKVLRAAEQAHLWAELVFLYDKYEEYDNAIITMMNHPTDAWKEGQFKDIITKVANVELYYRAIQFYLEFKPLLLNDLLMVLSPRLDHTRAVNYFSKVKQLPLVKPYLRSVQNHNNKSVNESLNNLFITEEDYQALRTSIDAYDNFDNISLAQRLEKHELIEFRRIAAYLFKGNNRWKQSVELCKKDSLYKDAMQYASESKDTELAEELLQWFLQEEKRECFGACLFTCYDLLRPDVVLETAWRHNIMDFAMPYFIQVMKEYLTKVDKLDASESLRKEEEQATETQPIVYGQPQLMLTAGPSVAVPPQAPFGYGYTAPPYGQPQPGFGYSM is encoded by the exons CTCCAGAACCTGGGTATAAACCCAGCAAACATTGGCTTCAGTACCCTGACTATGGAGTCAGACAAATTCATCTGCATTAGAGAGAAAGTAGGAGAGCAGGCCCAGGTGGTAATCATTGATATGAATGACCCAAGTAATCCAATTCGAAGACCAATTTCAGCAGACAGCGCCATCATGAATCCAGCTAGTAAAGTAATTGCACTGAAAG ctgGGAAAACTCTTCAGATATTTAACattgaaatgaaaagtaaaatgaaggcCCATACCATGACTGATGATGTCACCTTCTGGAAATGGATCTCTTTAAATACGGTTGCTCTTGTTACGGATAATGCAGTGTACCATTGGAGTATGGAAGGAGAGTCTCAGCCAGTGAAAATGTTTGATCGCCATTCTAGCCTTGCAGGATGTCAGATTATCAATTATCGTACAGATGCAAAGCAAAAGTGGTTACTTCTGACTGGTATATCTGCACAG CAAAATCGTGTGGTTGGAGCTATGCAGTTATATTCTGTAGATAGGAAAGTGTCTCAGCCCATTGAAGGACATGCGGCCAGCTTCGCACAGTTTAAGAtggaaggaaatgcagaagaatcaACGTTATTTTGTTTTGCAGTACGGGGTCAAGCTGGAGGGAAG TTACATATCATTGAAGTTGGCACACCACCTACAGGGAACCAGCCTTTTCCAAAGAAGGCAGtggatgttttctttcctccagaaGCACAAAATGACTTTCCTGTTGCAATGCAG ATCAGTGAAAAGCATGATGTAGTATTCCTGATTACTAAGTATGGTTATATCCACCTCTATGATCTGGAGACTGGTACTTGCATCTACATGAACAGAATCAGTGGAGAAACAATCTTTGTTACTGCACCTCACGAAGCCACAGCTGGAATCATTGGAGTAAACAGAAAGGGACAA GTTCTATCAGTATGTgtggaagaagaaaacataattccTTATATCACCAATGTCCTACAAAATCCTGATTTGGCTCTGAGAATGGCTGTACGTAACAACTTAGCTGGTGCTGAAGAACTCTTTGCCCGGAAATTTAATGCTCTTTTTGCCCAGGGAAATTACTCAGAGGCAGCAAAGGTGGCTGCTAATGCACCAAAG ggaATCCTTCGTACCCCAGACACCATCCGTCGGTTCCAGAGTGTCCCAGCTCAGCCAGGTCAAACTTCTCCTCTACTTCAGTACTTTGGAATTCTTTTGGACCAGGGCCAGCTAAACAAATATGAATCCTTAGAATTATGTAGGCCTGTACTTCAGCAAGGGCGGAAACAGCTTTTGGAGAAATGGTTAAAAGAAGATAAG CTGGAATGTTCTGAAGAACTGGGTGACCTTGTGAAATCTGTGGACCCTACGTTGGCACTTAGTGTGTACTTAAGAGCTAATGTCCCAAATAAAGTCATTCAGTGCTTTGCAGAAACAGGTCAAGTGCAGAAGATTGTTTTATATGCTAAAAAA GTTGGATATACTCCAGACTGGatctttctgctgagaaatgtcATGCGTATCAGTCCAGATCAAGGACAGCAGTTTGCTCAAATGTTAGTTCAGGATGAAGAACCTCTTGCTGATATCACACAG ATTGTCGATGTCTTTATGGAGTACAATTTAATTCAGCAGTGTACTGCATTCTTGCTTGATGCCCTGAAGAATAATCGCCCATCTGAAGGTCCCTTACAGACGCGGTTGCTTGAGATGAACCTTATGCATGCACCTCAA GTTGCAGATGCTATTCTAGGGAATCAGATGTTCACGCATTATGACCGGGCTCATATCGCGCAGCTGTGTGAGAAGGCTGGCCTACTGCAGCGTGCATTAGAACACTTCACTGATTTATATGATATAAAGCGTGCGGTTGTTCATACCCATCTTCTTAACCCTGAG TGGTTAGTGAATTACTTTGGGTCCTTATCAGTAGAAGACTCCCTAGAATGCCTCAGGGCCATGCTGTCTGCCAATATTCGTCAGAATCTGCAGATTTGTGTTCAGGTGGCTTCTAAGTATCACGAACAACTATCAACTCAGTCTCTGATTGAACTTTTTGAATCTTTCAAGAGTTTTGAAG gtcttttttattttctgggatcCATTGTTAACTTTAGTCAGGACCCAgatgtgcactttaaatatattcaggCAGCTTGTAAGACTGGGCAGatcaaagaagtagaaagaatcTGCAGAGAAAGCAACTGCTATGATCCTGAGCGAGTCAAGAATTTTCTCAAG gaagCGAAGCTAACAGATCAGTTACCACTCATCATTGTGTGTGATCGATTTGACTTTGTCCATGATTTGGTGCTctatttatatagaaataatCTTCAAAAGTATATAGAGATATATGTACAGAAG GTGAATCCAAGTCGACTTCCTGTGGTTATTGGAGGGTTACTTGATGTTGATTGCTCTGAAGATGTCATTAAAAACTTGATTCTTGTTGTAAGAGGTCAATTCTCTACTGATGAGCTTGTGGCTGAGgttgaaaaaagaaacag ATTGAAACTGCTTCTGCCTTGGCTAGAGGCCAGAATTCATGAGGGCTGTGAGGAGCCTGCTACTCACAATGCGTTAGCCAAAATCTACATAGACAGTAATAACAACCCAGAGAGATTTCTTCGTGAAAATCCTTATTATGACAGTCGTGTTGTTGGAAAGTATTGTGAGAAGAGAGATCCACATCTGGCCTGTGTTGCTTATGAACGTGGCCAATGTGATCTGGAACTTATTAAT GTTTGCAATGAGAATTCCCTCTTCAAAAGTCTTTCCCGCTATCTGGTACGCAGAAAGGATCCAGAATTGTGGGGTAGTGTGCTGCTGGAAAGCAATCCTTACAGGAGACCCCTAATTGACCAG GTCGTGCAGACAGCCTTGTCTGAGACTCAGGACCCTGAAGAAGTGTCAGTAACTGTCAAGGCTTTTATGACTGCAGACCTTCCAAATGAACTCATTGAACTGCTGGAGAAAATTGTCCTTGATAACTCTGTATTCAGTGAACACAG GAATTTGCAAAACCTCCTCATCCTCACTGCAATTAAGGCTGACCGTACACGTGTTATGGAGTATATTAACCGCCTGGATAATTATGATGCCCCAGATATCGCCAATATTGCCATCAGCAATGAGCTGTTTGAAGAAGCATTTGCTATTTTCCGGAAATTTGATGTCAATACTTCAGCAGTGCAG GTCTTGATTGAACATATTGGAAACTTGGATCGAGCATATGAGTTTGCTGAACGCTGCAATGAACCTGCAGTCTGGAGTCAGCTTGCGAAAGCCCAGTTGCAGAAAGGAATGGTTAAAGAAGCCATTGATTCTTATATCAAAGCAGATGATCCTTCATCCTACATGGAAGTTGTTCAGGCTGCCAATACTAGCG GAAACTGGGAAGAACTGGTGAAATACTTGCAGATGGCCCGTAAGAAGGCTCGAGAGTCCTATGTGGAGACAGAATTAATATTTGCACTGGCTAAAACAAACCGCCTTGCAGAATTAGAAGAATTCATCAATGGACCTAATAATGCTCATATCCAACAA GTTGGTGACCGTTGTTATGATGAAAAAATGTATGATGCTGCTAAGTTATTGTACAATAATGTTTCCAATTTTGGACGCTTGGCATCTACCCTGGTTCACCTGGGCGAGTATCAGGCAGCTGTTGATGGAGCTAGGAAAGCTAACAGTACTCGAACATGGAAAGAG GTCTGCTTTGCCTGTGTAGATGGGAAAGAGTTCCGTCTCGCTCAGATGTGTGGGCTTCATATTGTAGTACATGCAGATGAATTGGAGGAACTTATCAACTACTATCAG GATCGTGGATATTTTGAAGAACTGATAACCATGTTGGAAGCAGCATTGGGACTTGAGCGAGCTCATATGGGGATGTTTACCGAATTAGCTATTCTGTATTCTAAATTTAAGCCACAGAAAATGAGGGAGCACCTGGAGCTGTTCTGGTCTAGAGTGAATATTCCTAAG GTGCTGAGAGCTGCAGAACAAGCTCATCTTTGGGCAGAACTGGTGTTTTTGTATGACAAGTATGAAGAATATGATAATGCCATAATTACCATGATGAATCATCCAACTGATGCCTGGAAAGAAGGACAGTTCAAAGATATCATTACCAAG GTTGCCAATGTGGAACTATACTACAGAGCAATACAGTTCTACTTAGAATTCAAGCCTCTGTTGTTGAATGATTTGCTGATGGTTCTTTCTCCACGGTTGGATCATACTCGTGCAGTCAATTATTTCAGCAAg gttaaacaGCTACCACTGGTGAAACCATATTTGCGTTCAGTTCAGAACCACAACAACAAATCTGTGAACGAATCACTGAACAACCTCTTTATTACAGAAGAAGATTATCAG gctctGCGAACGTCAATAGATGCTTATGACAACTTTGACAATATCTCACTTGCTCAGCGTTTGGAAAAACATGAACTCATTGAGTTTAGAAGAATTGCTGCTTACCTCTTCAAAGGCAACAATCGCTGGAAACAGAGTGTAGAGCTATGCAAGAAAGATAGCCTGTACAAG GATGCAATGCAGTATGCCTCTGAATCTAAAGATACTGAGTTGGCTGAAGAGCTCCTACAGTGGtttttgcaagaagaaaaaagagagtgcTTTGGAGCTTGTCTCTTTACCTGTTATGATCTTTTAAGGCCAGATGTTGTCCTGGAAACTGCCTGGAGGCACAATATCATGGATTTTGCCATGCCCTATTTTATCCAGGTCATGAAGGAATACTTAACAAAG GTGGATAAATTAGATGCTTCAGAATcactgagaaaagaagaagaacaagctACAGAGACACAACCTATTGTTTATG